In Inquilinus sp. Marseille-Q2685, the following proteins share a genomic window:
- a CDS encoding DAHL domain-containing protein yields MIVTSRIVCSVFIAVLLAVLATLLAMLRAPDTRPSELLASLAEMKQIDALWSADVLSLELGLNPNYDSVAAPVGKLAERYRAIETLAAGAPAWGHDLSASLAAYRSAMDDKIRIVERIKAQYSIISNSSRLLPIAAADLFAELEGSRPQSNPPIADLLTRIVIDMASYIVTPSEQLRQAIDTQMTALREAAGRASPEAASKAETLLAHMAVILRQKQLGTRLIVDLTAVPTAQAIDRLQRDAQALEADQNRDRSLLRDLVLACTFLLIAATAWAGYLLRRHYRRLNQDNSALQQANEDAQSQLIQSSKLSAMGQMVAGITHEINTPLAYVKAVFCLIRDQMAEMHPVGTAAPGTVAELRPAAADGQPDDRIGELNMLIDEGLHGLEEITNLIITMKNFSRLDKGRLEYVDIEEALDSAALIARSEVKYIADTVKDYGKIPRIHASPTQLKQVFLNLINNAAHAMADQPKRGKLTLRTRAESEDSIRIEIEDSGTGIPPDVLPRIFDPFFTTKDVGKGTGMGLSICYRIIQTHGGTISARSEVGVGTTFTIILPHRAKADAEHRLEQAAA; encoded by the coding sequence ATGATCGTCACATCCAGGATCGTCTGCAGTGTCTTCATCGCCGTTCTTCTCGCCGTACTGGCGACCCTTCTGGCCATGCTGCGCGCGCCGGACACCCGGCCGTCGGAGCTGCTGGCCAGCCTCGCCGAGATGAAGCAGATCGACGCCCTGTGGAGCGCCGACGTCCTGAGCCTGGAGCTGGGCCTGAACCCCAATTACGACTCCGTGGCCGCCCCCGTCGGCAAGCTGGCCGAGCGCTATCGAGCGATCGAGACGCTGGCCGCGGGCGCCCCGGCGTGGGGCCACGATCTGTCGGCCTCGCTGGCCGCCTATCGCTCGGCCATGGACGACAAGATCCGCATCGTCGAACGGATCAAGGCGCAGTATTCGATCATCAGCAACTCCTCACGCCTGTTGCCGATCGCCGCGGCCGACCTGTTCGCCGAGCTCGAGGGCAGCAGGCCTCAATCCAATCCGCCGATCGCCGACCTGCTGACCCGCATCGTCATCGATATGGCCAGCTACATCGTCACCCCCAGCGAGCAGCTGCGGCAGGCCATCGACACCCAGATGACGGCCCTGCGCGAGGCCGCCGGCCGGGCATCGCCCGAGGCAGCTTCGAAGGCAGAGACGCTGCTGGCCCATATGGCGGTCATCCTCCGCCAGAAGCAGCTCGGCACCAGGCTGATCGTCGACCTCACGGCCGTGCCGACCGCCCAGGCCATCGATCGGTTGCAGCGCGATGCGCAGGCCCTGGAAGCCGATCAGAACCGCGACCGGTCGCTGCTGCGCGACCTGGTGCTGGCGTGCACTTTCCTGCTCATCGCCGCGACGGCCTGGGCCGGCTATCTGCTACGCCGGCACTACCGGCGGCTCAACCAGGACAATTCGGCGCTGCAGCAGGCCAATGAGGACGCGCAGTCGCAGCTGATCCAGTCGTCGAAGCTGTCCGCCATGGGCCAGATGGTGGCGGGCATCACCCACGAGATCAACACGCCGCTGGCCTATGTGAAGGCCGTGTTCTGCCTGATCCGGGACCAGATGGCGGAGATGCATCCGGTCGGCACGGCCGCCCCCGGCACCGTTGCGGAGTTGCGGCCGGCCGCGGCGGACGGGCAGCCCGACGACCGGATCGGCGAGCTCAACATGCTGATCGACGAGGGGCTGCACGGCCTTGAGGAGATCACCAACCTGATCATCACGATGAAGAACTTCTCGCGCCTCGACAAAGGCCGCCTTGAATATGTCGACATAGAAGAGGCCCTGGACAGCGCCGCCCTGATCGCGCGGTCCGAGGTCAAGTACATCGCGGACACGGTCAAGGACTACGGCAAGATCCCCAGGATCCATGCATCGCCGACGCAGCTGAAGCAGGTGTTCCTGAACCTGATCAACAACGCCGCCCATGCCATGGCCGACCAGCCCAAACGAGGCAAGCTGACCCTGCGCACGCGGGCGGAATCCGAGGACTCGATCCGGATCGAGATCGAGGACAGCGGCACCGGCATTCCCCCGGACGTGCTGCCCAGGATCTTCGACCCGTTCTTCACCACCAAGGATGTCGGCAAGGGCACCGGCATGGGGCTGTCGATCTGCTACCGCATCATCCAGACCCATGGCGGCACCATCTCCGCCCGGTCCGAGGTCGGCGTCGGCACCACCTTCACCATCATCCTGCCGCACCGCGCCAAGGCCGACGCCGAGCATCGGCTCGAGCAGGCGGCTGCATAG